A single region of the Rathayibacter rathayi genome encodes:
- a CDS encoding AMP-binding protein → MTRPLVGVDATREVVLLALRAALDGSGPALRVSAPGAAPASTDAVVPQRIAVVVETSGSSGPPKRVALSTAALLTSASATLAELGGPGRWLLCLPTHYVAGLQVLVRSLTAEADPVVLPAGGFDAAAFLALAQTMPVGERRYSSLVPVQLARLLDLAERDPAAAEVLRSFDALLIGGQATPQPLRDRAAALGARIRLTYGSSETSGGCVYDGMPLHDVRMRVEDGQVLLGGPTLAEGYLADDGALDHERSASAFLERDGERWYRTGDAGSIVDGRLRVTGRLDRVIVSGGEKVSLDAVEAVLREAAVADAVVVRRTDEQWGEVPVVVTAEQAPALADLRTLVTDRLGRAAAPAAVLPVAAVPLLASGKPDRRALERLAAQV, encoded by the coding sequence GTGACCCGCCCGCTGGTCGGCGTCGATGCGACTCGCGAGGTGGTGCTCCTCGCTCTTCGCGCGGCCCTCGACGGCAGCGGTCCGGCTCTTCGCGTCTCCGCGCCGGGCGCGGCCCCCGCGTCGACCGACGCGGTCGTACCGCAGCGCATCGCCGTGGTCGTCGAGACCTCGGGCTCGTCGGGCCCGCCGAAACGGGTCGCCCTCTCGACCGCCGCTCTGCTCACCAGCGCCTCCGCGACCCTCGCCGAGCTAGGCGGACCGGGGCGCTGGCTGCTTTGCCTGCCGACGCACTACGTCGCGGGACTGCAGGTGCTCGTCCGGTCGCTGACAGCGGAGGCGGACCCGGTGGTCCTCCCGGCAGGCGGCTTCGACGCGGCCGCCTTCCTCGCCCTCGCGCAGACGATGCCGGTGGGGGAGCGGCGCTACTCCTCGCTGGTTCCCGTGCAGCTCGCGCGACTGCTCGACCTCGCCGAGCGCGACCCCGCCGCGGCCGAGGTGCTCCGCTCGTTCGACGCCCTCCTGATCGGCGGTCAGGCGACGCCGCAGCCGCTCCGGGATCGTGCAGCCGCGCTCGGCGCGCGAATCCGCCTGACCTACGGCTCCAGCGAGACCTCGGGCGGATGCGTGTACGACGGCATGCCTCTGCACGACGTGCGGATGCGCGTCGAGGACGGGCAGGTGCTGCTCGGCGGTCCGACCCTCGCCGAGGGCTACCTCGCCGACGACGGGGCGCTCGACCACGAGCGCAGCGCCTCCGCCTTCCTCGAGCGCGATGGAGAGCGCTGGTACCGCACCGGCGACGCCGGCTCGATCGTCGATGGGCGCCTCCGGGTGACCGGTCGCCTCGACCGGGTCATCGTGTCGGGCGGGGAGAAGGTGTCGCTCGACGCCGTCGAGGCGGTGCTGCGTGAAGCTGCCGTCGCCGACGCGGTCGTCGTGCGCCGAACCGACGAGCAGTGGGGCGAGGTCCCGGTCGTCGTCACGGCGGAGCAGGCGCCCGCGCTCGCGGATCTGCGGACCCTCGTCACTGACCGCCTGGGTCGCGCCGCCGCCCCCGCCGCCGTGCTGCCGGTCGCGGCCGTCCCCCTGCTGGCCTCGGGCAAACCCGACCGCCGCGCCCTCGAGCGGCTCGCCGCGCAGGTCTGA
- a CDS encoding 1,4-dihydroxy-2-naphthoyl-CoA synthase — translation MSMQVSELFDAHRWAAVDGFDALEDITYHHDRSGRIARVAFNRPEVRNAFRPRTVDELFSALEDARTNPRIGVVILTGNGPSPRDGGWAFCSGGDQRIRGRDGYRYSDGETAEGIDSARNGRLHILEVQRLIRFMPKVVIAAVPGWAAGGGHSLHVVCDLTIASAEHGRFKQTDADVGSFDAGYGSAYFARQIGQKAAREVFFLAREYSAQRAYEMGAVNAVVPHAELETTAVEWAETILTKSPTAIRLLKYAFNAVDDGLVGQQLFAGETTRLAYGTDEAVEGRDSFLEKREPDWSPFPWQF, via the coding sequence ATGAGCATGCAGGTCTCCGAACTGTTCGACGCGCACCGCTGGGCGGCCGTCGACGGCTTCGACGCGCTCGAGGACATCACTTACCACCACGACCGCTCCGGCCGCATCGCGCGCGTCGCGTTTAATCGGCCGGAGGTCCGCAACGCGTTCCGACCCCGGACAGTCGACGAGCTGTTCAGCGCCCTTGAGGACGCCCGGACGAACCCGCGCATCGGCGTCGTGATCCTCACCGGTAACGGCCCGAGCCCGCGCGACGGCGGTTGGGCGTTCTGCTCCGGCGGCGACCAGCGGATCCGCGGCCGCGACGGCTACCGGTACTCCGACGGCGAGACCGCGGAGGGCATTGATTCCGCCAGGAACGGTCGCCTGCACATCCTCGAGGTGCAGCGCCTCATCCGCTTCATGCCGAAGGTCGTCATCGCGGCCGTCCCCGGCTGGGCCGCAGGAGGCGGGCACTCGCTGCATGTGGTCTGCGACCTCACGATCGCCTCCGCCGAGCACGGGCGGTTCAAACAGACGGATGCCGACGTCGGCTCCTTCGACGCCGGCTACGGCTCCGCCTACTTCGCCCGCCAGATCGGGCAGAAGGCCGCCCGCGAAGTGTTCTTCCTGGCGCGGGAGTACTCCGCGCAGCGCGCTTACGAGATGGGCGCGGTGAACGCGGTCGTGCCGCACGCCGAACTCGAGACGACGGCGGTCGAGTGGGCCGAGACGATCCTCACCAAGTCGCCGACAGCGATCCGGCTGCTGAAATATGCGTTCAACGCGGTAGACGACGGCCTCGTGGGCCAGCAGCTCTTCGCGGGCGAGACCACACGCCTCGCCTACGGCACCGACGAGGCCGTCGAGGGACGCGACTCCTTCCTCGAGAAGCGCGAACCCGACTGGTCGCCGTTCCCGTGGCAGTTCTGA
- a CDS encoding 1,4-dihydroxy-2-naphthoate polyprenyltransferase codes for MGRIPSVSSTSRKKKSRSGRPGGNPRAVVVKPAGPREWIAGARLRTLPLAVAPVLIGTGATQVVDEGWHWVRALLCLAVSLALQIGVNYANDYSDGVRGTDASRVGPSRLTGSGAAKPKQVLTVALVFCGIAAVAGLALTALSGHWWFLIIGAAAIAAAWFYTGGRRPYGYLGFGELFVFIFFGLVATVGTTFVQIGRTNQESWLGAVAAGLFACAVLTVNNIRDIPTDRLSGKRTLAVLAGPAVSRAIYTGFVLIPFGIAVILALFYPLAWLTLFVLLMILPSILITLTAKTAKELILALQLTSLGGFAYAVILAAALAF; via the coding sequence ATGGGTAGGATTCCCTCCGTGTCGAGTACGAGTCGCAAGAAGAAATCCCGTAGTGGCCGCCCCGGGGGCAACCCCCGCGCCGTTGTCGTGAAGCCCGCCGGACCGCGCGAGTGGATCGCCGGCGCCCGGCTCCGCACGCTGCCGCTGGCGGTCGCCCCCGTGCTGATCGGCACCGGAGCGACCCAGGTGGTCGATGAGGGCTGGCACTGGGTGCGCGCCCTGCTCTGCCTGGCCGTGTCACTCGCACTGCAGATCGGCGTCAACTACGCCAACGACTACTCCGACGGCGTGCGCGGCACCGATGCCAGCCGCGTCGGCCCCTCGCGGCTGACCGGATCCGGAGCGGCGAAGCCGAAGCAGGTGCTCACCGTCGCCCTCGTCTTTTGCGGGATCGCCGCCGTCGCAGGCCTCGCACTCACCGCCCTCTCCGGTCACTGGTGGTTCCTCATCATCGGCGCGGCCGCGATCGCCGCCGCCTGGTTCTACACCGGCGGTCGCCGACCCTACGGCTACCTCGGCTTCGGCGAGCTCTTTGTCTTCATCTTCTTTGGGCTGGTCGCCACGGTCGGCACCACCTTCGTACAGATCGGGCGCACCAACCAGGAGTCCTGGCTCGGCGCGGTTGCGGCGGGACTCTTCGCCTGTGCGGTCCTGACGGTCAACAACATCCGCGACATCCCGACCGACCGCCTCTCGGGGAAGCGCACCCTCGCGGTCCTCGCCGGGCCCGCCGTCTCGAGGGCGATCTATACCGGGTTCGTGCTGATCCCGTTCGGAATCGCGGTGATCCTCGCGCTGTTCTACCCGCTGGCATGGCTCACGCTGTTCGTGTTGCTGATGATCCTGCCGTCCATCCTGATCACGCTGACGGCGAAGACGGCGAAGGAACTGATCCTGGCGCTGCAGCTGACCAGCCTGGGCGGGTTCGCCTACGCGGTGATCCTCGCGGCGGCGCTCGCGTTCTAG
- a CDS encoding Dps family protein codes for MTTTLERHVEAPAGSGAKTSRRQNAEKGFKASKELLDSLQVVLVDLIELHVQGKQAHWNVVGKNFRDLHLQLDEIIEAAREFSDDIAERMRALHGIPDGRSDTVAATTTLPEYPHGEIDTAETVDLITIRLENTAATMREVHDQVDEEDPTSADLLHAIIQSLEQYAWMVSAENRTTATAK; via the coding sequence ATGACCACCACCCTCGAACGCCACGTCGAAGCCCCCGCGGGCTCCGGTGCCAAGACCAGCCGCCGCCAGAACGCCGAGAAGGGCTTCAAGGCGTCCAAGGAGCTGCTCGACAGCCTTCAGGTCGTCCTCGTCGACTTGATCGAGCTCCATGTCCAGGGCAAGCAGGCCCACTGGAACGTCGTCGGCAAGAACTTCCGCGACCTCCACCTACAGCTCGACGAGATCATCGAGGCCGCACGCGAGTTCAGCGACGACATCGCCGAGCGGATGCGCGCCCTGCACGGGATCCCGGACGGCCGCAGCGACACCGTCGCCGCGACCACGACGCTCCCCGAGTACCCGCACGGCGAGATCGACACGGCCGAAACCGTCGACCTGATCACGATCCGCCTCGAGAACACTGCCGCCACCATGCGCGAGGTGCACGACCAGGTCGACGAGGAGGACCCGACCAGCGCGGACCTCCTGCACGCGATCATCCAGAGCCTGGAGCAGTACGCCTGGATGGTGTCGGCCGAGAACCGCACCACCGCCACCGCGAAATAG
- a CDS encoding SDR family NAD(P)-dependent oxidoreductase, with amino-acid sequence MDLGITGRTALVTGGDSGIGWTTAELLLAEGATVVISDQDQATLDEAAAKLGAPEGRLHAFAADVTRTDQLAELHRRVADAVGEIDILVQCAGVTGVQGLFHEIDDEGWTSTLEVDLLGPVRLVREFLPDLRSGGWGRLVLTASEDAVQPYDDELPYCAAKAGVLAFAKGLSRSYAQEGLLVNTVSPAFIRTPMTDAMMTRRADQRGTSLDEAIASFLDEERPYLELKRRGEAEEVAAVIVFLCSDRASFVNGSNYRVDSGSVATI; translated from the coding sequence ATGGACCTCGGAATCACCGGCCGCACCGCCCTCGTCACAGGAGGTGACTCCGGCATCGGCTGGACCACCGCGGAACTCCTGCTCGCCGAGGGTGCGACCGTCGTGATCTCCGATCAGGACCAGGCGACGCTGGATGAGGCAGCGGCCAAGCTCGGCGCCCCGGAGGGACGTCTTCACGCCTTCGCCGCCGATGTCACCAGGACGGATCAGCTCGCCGAGTTGCACCGCCGGGTAGCGGATGCGGTCGGCGAGATCGACATCCTCGTGCAGTGCGCCGGAGTAACGGGGGTGCAGGGCCTCTTCCACGAGATCGACGACGAGGGCTGGACCAGCACCCTCGAGGTCGATCTGCTCGGTCCCGTGCGGCTCGTGCGCGAGTTCCTCCCCGACCTGCGATCTGGAGGGTGGGGTCGCCTGGTGCTCACCGCTTCCGAGGACGCCGTGCAGCCCTACGACGACGAACTGCCCTACTGCGCCGCGAAGGCAGGGGTCCTCGCCTTCGCCAAGGGCCTCTCGCGCTCCTACGCGCAGGAGGGCCTGCTGGTGAACACGGTCTCGCCGGCGTTTATCCGCACTCCGATGACCGACGCGATGATGACCCGGCGCGCCGACCAGCGGGGCACCTCCCTCGACGAGGCGATCGCCTCGTTCCTCGACGAGGAGCGGCCGTATCTGGAGCTCAAGCGCCGGGGCGAGGCAGAGGAGGTCGCTGCCGTGATCGTGTTCCTCTGCTCCGACCGCGCCTCCTTCGTGAACGGCTCGAACTACCGCGTCGACTCCGGATCCGTCGCCACGATCTGA
- a CDS encoding glycoside hydrolase family 15 protein, with product MAAPRSTRPLRDYAAIGDGRTVALIAKDGSVDWMPVPDLGSTAAFAALIDAESGGCVELTPEEPAEVSRAYIPDTNVLVTTFTTESGTVRVTDALVTGIAGRLPWAELARRVEGVDGEVRMRWAVRPGTGLGRFSPWIQNADGRSLIRAGDITIGVTGQEHGPDGEEAPSGAGDELTGSFVVTAGKDAVRHVLVVSATHDEPLHFPVAKNVDRGIDRTIRSWQDWSEEFSYDGPWSEAVQRSALALKLLIYSPTGAIAAAATTSLPESPNGGKNWDYRFAWVRDAAYTVHALVRFGLREETHAALSWLLRTIKEHGPDLHIFYGLDGSMPTELEEFDVPGYAGIGPVVSGNGAQSQLQLGVFGDLFDICRVYVDEGNVLDIQTGRLLARVADTTCDLWRNRDAGMWELEEEQHYTSSKMGCWQALDAAVHLAEVGQVAGSPDRWRCERDRIREWIEEHCWSEEVRSYVMYAGSEELDASVLLHAPSGYERGERMISTIDALVAELGRGALLFRYSGMEGEEHPFVACSFWLASALACVGRHEESVALMDKLVATVPNDVGIMSEMIAVDDLVFWGNLPQGLSHLALINAAITIEELAPEKVGRA from the coding sequence ATGGCTGCACCCCGCTCGACCAGGCCCCTGCGCGACTACGCCGCGATCGGAGACGGGCGGACGGTCGCCTTGATCGCGAAGGACGGCAGCGTCGACTGGATGCCCGTCCCGGACCTCGGCTCCACTGCGGCCTTCGCCGCGCTGATCGACGCCGAGTCCGGAGGCTGCGTCGAACTCACCCCCGAGGAGCCCGCCGAGGTCTCGCGCGCCTACATCCCCGACACGAACGTCCTCGTGACCACCTTCACCACCGAGTCCGGGACGGTCCGCGTCACCGACGCGCTCGTCACCGGGATCGCCGGCCGCCTCCCGTGGGCCGAGTTGGCTCGCCGCGTGGAAGGCGTCGACGGCGAGGTCCGGATGCGCTGGGCGGTGCGCCCCGGCACCGGTCTCGGCCGCTTCTCCCCGTGGATCCAGAACGCCGACGGCCGCTCGCTCATCCGCGCGGGCGACATCACCATCGGCGTCACCGGCCAGGAACACGGGCCGGACGGCGAGGAAGCGCCCTCCGGTGCCGGCGACGAGCTGACCGGATCTTTCGTGGTGACCGCGGGGAAGGACGCCGTGCGGCACGTCCTCGTCGTCTCGGCCACCCACGACGAGCCGCTGCACTTCCCGGTCGCGAAGAACGTCGACCGTGGCATCGACCGCACCATCCGCAGCTGGCAGGACTGGTCGGAGGAGTTCTCCTACGACGGCCCGTGGTCGGAGGCGGTGCAGCGCAGCGCCCTTGCGCTCAAGCTGCTGATCTACTCGCCCACCGGGGCGATCGCGGCGGCCGCGACCACGTCGCTCCCGGAGTCGCCCAACGGCGGCAAGAACTGGGACTACCGCTTCGCCTGGGTGCGCGATGCCGCGTACACGGTGCATGCGCTGGTCCGCTTCGGCCTGCGCGAGGAGACGCACGCCGCGCTCTCCTGGCTCTTGCGCACGATCAAGGAGCACGGCCCGGATCTGCACATTTTCTACGGTCTGGACGGCTCGATGCCGACCGAGCTGGAGGAGTTCGACGTCCCGGGATACGCCGGTATCGGCCCGGTCGTCTCCGGCAACGGGGCGCAGAGCCAGCTGCAGCTGGGTGTATTCGGCGATCTTTTCGACATCTGCCGCGTCTACGTCGACGAGGGCAACGTCCTCGACATCCAGACCGGACGCCTCCTCGCTCGCGTTGCCGACACCACCTGCGACCTGTGGCGCAACCGGGATGCCGGCATGTGGGAGCTGGAGGAGGAGCAGCACTACACCTCCTCGAAAATGGGCTGCTGGCAGGCGCTGGACGCGGCCGTGCACCTCGCCGAGGTCGGTCAGGTGGCGGGCAGCCCGGATCGCTGGCGCTGTGAGCGCGACCGCATCCGCGAGTGGATCGAGGAGCACTGCTGGTCCGAGGAGGTCCGCTCCTACGTGATGTATGCGGGCAGCGAGGAATTGGACGCTTCGGTGCTCCTGCACGCGCCGAGCGGATACGAGCGCGGCGAGCGGATGATCTCGACCATCGACGCCCTGGTGGCGGAGCTGGGCCGCGGCGCACTGCTGTTCCGCTACTCCGGTATGGAGGGCGAGGAGCACCCGTTCGTGGCCTGCTCGTTCTGGCTCGCCTCCGCTCTGGCCTGCGTCGGACGGCACGAGGAGTCGGTCGCCCTGATGGACAAACTCGTCGCCACCGTGCCCAACGACGTCGGGATCATGTCCGAGATGATCGCGGTCGACGACCTGGTCTTCTGGGGCAACCTGCCGCAGGGGCTCAGCCATCTCGCGCTGATCAACGCGGCCATCACCATCGAGGAGTTGGCGCCGGAGAAGGTCGGCCGCGCGTAA